From the genome of Streptomyces xanthophaeus:
GGCGCCCGCCAGCGCAGATCGGCGGCCAGCGTCTCGCGTGCCGCGTCGTGCGGGTACAGGCCCCGCAGGGTGGACTCCATGAAGGGCAGGTCCCGCAGCCAGGAGAAGAGCGGATGGACGTCCTCCCCGGGAAGGACCGCCGCCAGCAGCTCCTCGGACGTCGAGTGGGCCTGCGCCGCCACCTCCAGGGCACGGCGGTGGGCCGCCGTGGGCACCTCCCCGATCAGCCCCGCCAGCAGGGTGCGCAGCACGTCCGCGGTCGGGGCCCAGATCTCCTCCCGGCCACAGCCCTCCGATCCGGCCGCGGCCGCCAGCGACAGCGCCAGCGGGTTGCCCCCGGCGAAGCGCAGCACCCGGTCGCGCAGTTCGGGCCGGATCTGCGCCGCCACCAGCAGGCTCCGGGCCTGCTCCGCGGAGAACGGCTCCAGCTCGCTCACGTGCAGGAGCCGGGACCAGGCGGGATCGGCGGCCCACTGGGGCTGCGGAGCGCGCCGGCCGCCCAGGACGACCAGGGTGTCGTCCGCGGCGCGCGGCAGGAAGTGGTGCCACAGCCAGCTCTCCAGCCACTGGCAGTGCTCGAAGGAATCCACGAACAGGACCGTGCCCGGGACGTCCAGGAACGGTCCGGCGGCGTGCTCGAAATCGGCCGGGTCCCGGCTGACGAACCGGCCGTCGAGTTCGACGAGCAGCCGGCCGGCCGCCCGCGCGTGGTCCGCCAGCCGCCGCAGCAGCGTCGACTTCCCGATGCCGCCCGGCCCGTACACGTAGAACGCGAACGGCGCCTGCGGGTCACCGGCCAACGCCTCGCCGAAGCGCCCGAGTTCCTCGTCCCGGCCGACGAAGGCCCGTACGCGCGCTCTGCTCAGTCTTTCCCCCCAGGACACCATGGCGGCTCCATCCCTTTGTTCCAGCAGCGGACATCGATCGTGGTGGTCCGGGATCGTTCGCGGACCACCTGGCTCCGACCTGGCGGAGCCGTGCCGGCCTCCTCACGGAGAGGCCGGGCGTGACGGCGGGTGAGCGGTGCGGGCCCGGCCGGGAGGACGTCACGGACGCCGTGTCCGCGTCGTTCCCGCCGGGAGCCGCACACCCTGGAGACTCGATCGGGCTACGGGCCCTTCGCGGGGCGGGCGCTCCGCACGTGGCCCGTTCATGTCACCTGATGAGACCGAGATTCCCGTCGGCGGGTTGACCGGTGACCAGGAGGGTGGTCTCTTCGACGCGCCGGAAGCGGCCGTCGGGAGCCAGCTCGGCGAAGAGGTAGACCTCGGTGCGGGAGGTGTGGCCGTCGTCGTGGACGAGGGTGACGGTGTGGCGGTCGGCGTAGCGCGCCCCGTCGCGGAGCTCGTCGTGGACCTCGATGTGCCCGCTGCGGATCAGGGAGCGCAGGCGCGCCATGTGCTGGGCGAACGAGGTCCGGTCACTCCACACACCGTTGGTGCGCTGGCGGTAGTCGGGGGTGAAATGCCGGTCGATGGCTTCGGTGAGGTCGAGGCCCGGGGTGAACAGCAGGTCGTCGATGGCTCGGGTGATGTCGGTCGATGTCATGGTCGTCTTCGCCTGATCGGAGTGGGGGGTGTACGGGGGAGGCCCGGGCTCGTGGAGCCGCGGAGGACTGTGCCCGGGGGAAGGCCGGGAAGCCCGGGAAAGCGGGGGAGGCCGGGGATGCCGGGCGAGGGACGGACGCCGGGCATGTACGCCGGCCACGGCCGGTCCGGTCACGGCCGGTGCCGCTTCAGCGGACGGGGGTGAAGTCCAGCGACAGCGAGAGCGGGCCCCGGGTGTACAGGCCGGCCTCCTGGTACCGGAATCCGGGGCTGTACCGGACCTGGTCGAGCAGCGGCAGGAGCATCGCGGCGACGGTCTCGATCTCGGCGCGCGCGAAGGCCGCGCCGACGCACTGGTGGAGTCCGGTGCCGAAGGACAGGTGCTGGGCGGCCGCGGTGAACGAGCGGGCGGTGCCCAGGTCCGGGCGGTGGATGTCGAAGGTGTCCGGGGCGGTGAAGGCGTCCGGGTCGCGATTGGCGGCGCCGATCATGCAGAAGACGGTGGCGCCCGCCGGGACGGTGGTCCCGGCGAACACGCTGTCCTCCTCCGCCTGGCGGGGAATGAGCTGGACCGGCGGGGTGTAGCGCAGGGTCTCGGCGATCGCGGCGGCCAGCAGGTCCGGGTCCCGGCGGACCTGTGCCAGCTGCTCGGGGTGGTCGATCAGGTGCTTGAAGAGCAGGGCCAGTGTCTTGTCCGCGGGCTCGGCCGAGGCGACGAGGACATTGATGATCAGCGCGGTGACGTCGCGATCGCTCATGGCGATGCCGTCGAACTCGGCGGTGCACAGCTTCGATATCAGGTCGTCGCCGGGGTGGCGGCGCCGCTGTTCGATCACGGGGAGGAGGTAGGCCTCCAACTGCTCGGCGCAGTCGATGCAGTGGCGGCGGCGTTCGGGGGTGAGGGTGAGGCTGGTGATGAACTCGGCCACACCGCTGTGCCAGGCGCCCACCTGCTGCCAGTCCCTTCGGTCCAGGCCCAGGACGTCGAGCGTCACGTGGATGGCGAAGGGCTTGCCGAAGTCGCTGACCAGATCGAACCGGCCCCGTGCGAGGAAGGGGGCCAGGAGTTCGGCGGCGTTGGCGTGGATGACACGTATCTGGTCCTGGAGTGCCGGGCCGGTGAAGGCCCGGACGACGATTCTTCGCTTGGCGGTGTGCTCGGCCCCGGTCATCTGGGCGAGGACCGGCCCGCGCATCACCGGCTCGGCGCGCACCTGCAGCGTCTCGGTGGTGAACGCCCCGTGATCGGTCAGCACCCGCTTCACGTCCTCGTAGCGGGAGAGGAAGTAGCTGTCGATGGCCGGTTCGTAATGCACCGGAGCCTGCTCCCGCAGCTGTGCGAAGGAGCGGTGGGGGGCGGCGGCGAAGTCCTCGGACAGGATGCTGAAGCCGGTGTCGAGCACGGACATGGTGAAGACCTCTCGAACTGCGCAACGCGTGGGGGGACAAGGACCGGGGTCGGCGAAGCGCGCGCCCCGGTCCTGGCCGGAGGGGGGTTCCGGCCAGGACGCCGTCTGCGCCCCTCGCGTACGTGAGAGAGCGGCAGGCAGGCCGTCCGGCCTGCTAGACGAGCGAACGGCGGTACGGGTTCCGCTGGTTGGGGCGGCTTCCCGCCCGACCATTGGGCGGAAACCGACGCAAGATCCGCAGCTCACGGCCAGCGGGGACTTCGGCGGAGGCATCGAACACCGCGGACACGACGAGGCAGCTCGAGTCCCACCGGACGACCCCGCCGGTGGGGCCGGTACTGGTGAGCTCTCGTATTCAACTGTCACCAGTTCCCCGCTGAACCTAACCCGCTGGTGACCGTGTGTGATCTTCAGCGGCGTATCGGCTTTCATCGGCGCCATCAGTGGCGAGAGGCCGCTCGGCGGCTGCCGGCCTGGGCTGAGGATTCATGCGCACAGCCCCTCGGCCGTGGGTAGCGTTGCGACCCATGGAGTTGGGTGTTGTGATCCCCTTGGCCGTCACCGTATTTGTGGCTACCGCGGGCTATGTGGCGACTTACCTGACGAATCTGCGCCTGGCGCGCCGCAAGGATCACCTAGAGAGGGTCAACCGTCAACTCGGCGAGCTCTACGGTCCGCTCTACGCGCAGGCGGAGGCGATGGACCGCTCCTGGAACAAGTTCGCTTCTCGCTACTGGCCTATGTGGGCTGAGTCGGTCCCCG
Proteins encoded in this window:
- a CDS encoding nuclear transport factor 2 family protein; this translates as MTSTDITRAIDDLLFTPGLDLTEAIDRHFTPDYRQRTNGVWSDRTSFAQHMARLRSLIRSGHIEVHDELRDGARYADRHTVTLVHDDGHTSRTEVYLFAELAPDGRFRRVEETTLLVTGQPADGNLGLIR
- a CDS encoding cytochrome P450, cyclodipeptide synthase-associated; this encodes MSVLDTGFSILSEDFAAAPHRSFAQLREQAPVHYEPAIDSYFLSRYEDVKRVLTDHGAFTTETLQVRAEPVMRGPVLAQMTGAEHTAKRRIVVRAFTGPALQDQIRVIHANAAELLAPFLARGRFDLVSDFGKPFAIHVTLDVLGLDRRDWQQVGAWHSGVAEFITSLTLTPERRRHCIDCAEQLEAYLLPVIEQRRRHPGDDLISKLCTAEFDGIAMSDRDVTALIINVLVASAEPADKTLALLFKHLIDHPEQLAQVRRDPDLLAAAIAETLRYTPPVQLIPRQAEEDSVFAGTTVPAGATVFCMIGAANRDPDAFTAPDTFDIHRPDLGTARSFTAAAQHLSFGTGLHQCVGAAFARAEIETVAAMLLPLLDQVRYSPGFRYQEAGLYTRGPLSLSLDFTPVR